In one window of Paenarthrobacter nicotinovorans DNA:
- a CDS encoding NAD-dependent epimerase/dehydratase family protein, whose translation MRIAVTGATGFVGGAVADAAEARGWDVVRYARRQGEGLEYWDLAGLPPARLPHVDAVVHAGAQVADWGDAAVFHRANVEGTRAVAEAFAGTRLVHISSSSVYPWWEPCVDRPEDEVAARHLNAYGRSKALADVEARKHGDAVALRPHAVYGPGDRTLLPRLVSNIRAGRLLSIGHPGVKHQLTHVDNLTRAVLAACQSTVRGAVNVGDAQPVELGAVLRQVLDVSGRSDVPVTYLPEPAAMALAAVSEAASRATGRAPKLTRYAVSQVGKQRTYRLDRLRDELGIEPISTTVSDAGKWLEHGA comes from the coding sequence GTGAGGATTGCAGTGACAGGCGCGACGGGGTTCGTTGGAGGAGCCGTGGCGGATGCGGCTGAAGCCCGTGGCTGGGACGTCGTCCGCTATGCCCGCCGCCAGGGAGAGGGCTTGGAGTACTGGGACCTGGCGGGGCTGCCGCCTGCCCGGCTTCCGCACGTGGATGCGGTTGTCCACGCCGGTGCCCAGGTGGCCGACTGGGGAGACGCTGCCGTTTTTCACCGGGCAAACGTCGAGGGGACAAGGGCGGTCGCCGAAGCGTTCGCCGGGACACGCCTGGTCCATATCTCAAGCTCCAGCGTCTATCCGTGGTGGGAACCATGCGTGGATCGCCCCGAAGATGAGGTTGCTGCGCGACACCTGAATGCCTATGGACGCAGCAAGGCGCTCGCCGACGTCGAAGCCAGGAAACACGGCGATGCCGTGGCACTGCGTCCCCACGCCGTGTACGGCCCGGGTGACCGGACGCTGTTGCCCCGCCTCGTCAGCAACATTCGTGCAGGGCGGCTGCTCAGCATCGGGCACCCCGGGGTGAAACATCAACTGACCCATGTAGACAACCTGACACGGGCCGTCCTGGCCGCCTGCCAGTCGACGGTGCGCGGTGCGGTGAACGTGGGGGATGCCCAGCCTGTGGAGCTGGGGGCTGTATTGCGGCAGGTACTCGATGTTTCAGGACGCAGCGACGTCCCCGTCACCTACCTTCCGGAGCCCGCGGCCATGGCGCTCGCGGCCGTTTCGGAAGCAGCTTCGCGGGCTACGGGCCGTGCTCCGAAGCTGACCCGCTACGCCGTCAGCCAGGTAGGAAAGCAGCGGACGTACCGTTTGGACCGGCTGCGGGACGAGCTGGGAATCGAGCCAATTTCGACCACGGTCTCCGATGCGGGAAAATGGTTGGAGCACGGGGCCTGA
- a CDS encoding class I adenylate-forming enzyme family protein, whose translation MPDETPGLPLMAEDLITAVYAVADRVPDRPAITAPGKSRPPWARRRNDGVRPGRTITYRELVDGIEATARRLQDDGFGTGERMLFSVRPSPEAFILALGAVRAGGSVVFIDPGIGPSLFRDRAELAAPRWAASESLLYAVSARSPLRPIARGRGLLLPDYGAMDVRHYYSGPWLPGVPRGASPVKGLAATLPQGQESARPTETVTEQEAVIIFTSGTTGSPKGVIHTRGSLAAGFGQLSTRCSFGEGDRIHSEQLMMGLPALIAGAHWTMPGYGFSAHIDPLRLAGELGAVAGKETSYDAATHLFLVPSQLAPILDAIEDGSVTLPATLRTVMLGAAPILAPFLERAMKLLPGVGFKLIYGMTEVLPIAIADGREKLAFASGAEAGFTAPDGSGEGDFLGEPLPAVGIRVAADHELFARGPNMCRGYLGEDPMVEHATGDLVRLDHGGTGAPRLVMIGRKKDMIIRGKTNIYPALYEPVIAAVQGVRTAVMVGVPDTIGDEAVWLAVVPEPDQSAVELKSRLARELPMLIDESALPDHIEVVESIPSSGRHRKPDRVALRGMFAARRDPGEAT comes from the coding sequence ATGCCTGACGAGACACCCGGCCTACCCCTGATGGCAGAGGATCTGATCACCGCCGTCTATGCCGTGGCGGACCGTGTTCCGGACCGTCCCGCCATCACGGCACCAGGCAAAAGCCGGCCACCGTGGGCACGGCGGAGAAACGACGGCGTCCGGCCCGGTCGTACCATCACGTACCGCGAGTTGGTGGATGGCATTGAGGCCACGGCCCGGCGTTTGCAGGATGACGGATTCGGGACAGGGGAGCGGATGCTCTTCTCGGTCCGTCCCAGTCCCGAAGCGTTCATTCTGGCACTTGGAGCCGTCAGGGCGGGCGGCTCCGTGGTGTTCATCGATCCCGGCATAGGGCCTTCGCTCTTCCGGGACCGGGCAGAACTCGCTGCGCCGCGCTGGGCCGCGTCGGAGTCACTCCTGTATGCCGTCAGCGCCAGGAGCCCGCTCCGTCCCATCGCACGCGGCCGCGGCCTGCTGCTCCCGGACTACGGGGCCATGGATGTCCGCCACTACTACTCCGGGCCGTGGCTCCCCGGCGTCCCCCGCGGCGCTTCGCCGGTAAAAGGGCTTGCGGCAACACTCCCTCAGGGGCAAGAATCCGCCAGACCCACAGAAACGGTGACCGAACAGGAAGCGGTGATCATCTTCACCTCCGGTACCACCGGCTCACCCAAAGGGGTCATTCACACGAGGGGTTCCCTGGCAGCAGGTTTCGGGCAATTATCGACGCGTTGCAGCTTCGGTGAGGGGGACCGGATCCACTCCGAGCAGCTCATGATGGGCCTTCCGGCCTTGATCGCCGGCGCCCACTGGACGATGCCCGGTTATGGTTTCTCGGCTCACATCGACCCGCTTCGCCTGGCCGGCGAGTTGGGTGCCGTGGCCGGCAAAGAAACGTCGTACGACGCCGCCACGCACCTTTTCCTGGTGCCCTCCCAACTGGCGCCCATCCTGGACGCCATCGAAGACGGTTCCGTCACTCTGCCCGCGACACTGAGAACAGTGATGCTGGGGGCCGCCCCCATCCTTGCTCCCTTCCTTGAACGGGCAATGAAGCTCCTGCCCGGGGTCGGGTTCAAACTCATCTACGGCATGACCGAGGTGCTGCCCATCGCCATTGCCGATGGCCGGGAGAAACTGGCCTTCGCGTCCGGCGCCGAAGCCGGGTTCACTGCGCCCGATGGCAGCGGTGAGGGCGACTTCCTCGGGGAGCCGCTGCCCGCCGTCGGGATCCGCGTAGCAGCCGACCACGAGCTGTTCGCCCGTGGGCCGAACATGTGCCGTGGCTACTTGGGCGAGGACCCCATGGTGGAGCACGCCACTGGCGACCTCGTCCGGCTGGACCACGGAGGAACCGGTGCGCCCAGGCTGGTCATGATCGGACGCAAGAAGGACATGATCATCCGGGGTAAGACAAACATCTACCCCGCGTTGTATGAGCCGGTCATCGCAGCTGTGCAAGGGGTCCGGACTGCCGTCATGGTGGGGGTACCGGACACTATCGGAGACGAGGCGGTATGGCTGGCGGTGGTCCCTGAACCGGACCAATCCGCTGTTGAGCTGAAGTCTCGGCTGGCCAGGGAACTGCCCATGCTCATCGACGAGTCCGCCCTTCCGGACCATATCGAAGTCGTGGAATCCATCCCATCCTCCGGCAGGCACAGGAAGCCGGACCGGGTGGCCCTGCGCGGGATGTTTGCCGCACGCCGGGACCCCGGGGAGGCCACGTGA
- a CDS encoding cytochrome P450 → MRGLAAINPQCTAERWERRVHLGAHPVLYPVIRGLGAMGPVVRIPGLGVLVSEAGLVREVLMSQDAYVKNGPSGSGALWTPVVGPKALVNMDGEEHRLLRRRLGDLFTPRSVEGIVEPAAAALKARLHGDLDANGRVDLVDCVKELAGGVISRLLGVPDDAPGRLADRELFDLGSSISSLVRLGRPTLTAGQVARGKSAVAVLAGPVRTAYRESDPDTFPGRLRELGMAEDEAMGIISAFVMVGTETLVSFVPRLVALLADSGRLSELAADRSVVPAAVNEALRFTVPSPMMLRDAVVDGYIGGTKVFAGDRILLSTIHAAKSLGGFDPAQATPQQARQLWFGAGPHFCIGMPLAMAEINKTLELLLDMYAQRPWLIAARQVSRGVLIPGYRKLELAHA, encoded by the coding sequence ATGCGGGGCCTTGCAGCGATCAACCCGCAGTGTACGGCGGAACGTTGGGAGCGCCGCGTCCATCTGGGAGCCCACCCCGTGTTGTATCCCGTGATCCGCGGCCTGGGTGCCATGGGTCCTGTGGTTCGCATCCCGGGACTCGGTGTGCTGGTCAGCGAAGCGGGACTGGTTCGGGAGGTGCTGATGAGCCAGGACGCCTACGTCAAGAACGGCCCATCAGGCTCGGGTGCGCTGTGGACCCCCGTTGTGGGGCCCAAGGCCTTGGTGAACATGGATGGTGAGGAACACAGGCTGCTGCGGCGGCGCCTGGGTGACCTTTTCACTCCCCGCTCCGTGGAGGGCATCGTGGAACCGGCAGCGGCAGCTCTGAAGGCGCGCCTGCACGGTGATTTGGACGCGAACGGCCGCGTGGATCTGGTGGACTGCGTCAAAGAACTGGCCGGCGGGGTCATCTCGCGCCTGCTGGGGGTTCCGGACGATGCCCCGGGGAGGCTGGCGGACAGGGAGCTTTTCGACCTCGGCTCCTCCATCTCGTCGCTTGTCCGCCTGGGCCGGCCGACGCTGACGGCGGGCCAAGTGGCCAGGGGAAAATCCGCCGTCGCGGTTTTGGCTGGACCGGTCCGGACGGCGTACAGGGAAAGCGACCCGGATACCTTCCCCGGCAGGCTGCGTGAGCTCGGTATGGCAGAGGACGAAGCCATGGGCATCATCAGTGCGTTCGTGATGGTGGGCACCGAGACGCTGGTGTCGTTTGTGCCAAGGCTGGTGGCGTTGCTTGCTGACAGTGGACGGCTCAGTGAACTGGCCGCGGACAGGTCCGTTGTTCCGGCCGCCGTCAACGAGGCCCTGCGCTTCACGGTTCCTTCGCCCATGATGCTGCGGGACGCAGTGGTTGATGGATACATAGGCGGTACGAAGGTCTTCGCCGGGGACAGGATCCTGCTCTCAACCATCCACGCAGCCAAGAGCCTGGGTGGATTTGATCCGGCACAGGCAACACCACAGCAGGCACGTCAACTGTGGTTCGGTGCCGGACCGCATTTCTGTATCGGCATGCCGCTTGCCATGGCGGAAATCAACAAGACGCTCGAGCTGCTCCTGGACATGTACGCCCAGCGGCCGTGGTTGATCGCTGCCCGCCAGGTCAGCAGGGGAGTGCTGATTCCCGGGTATCGGAAGTTGGAGTTGGCCCATGCCTGA
- a CDS encoding glycosyltransferase family A protein — translation MPMLNEEKLVRQALDSLAAQTFQDFTVVVVDNGSTDLSCAIVTEFASAHPGMDVRLVHDSEKGTGAAADTGMRFGVEHGARWLARTDADCLAAPDWTERIMAAFDDGLELVAGQLNPREDEGITARERIMMLLAVEVASFFGRIRPGNKGEGYLGPYQMLPGCNMAITADMYHRSGGFPRTRIEDLHEDRALSNRVRKLTRNYALRRDVVVFGSSRRVKAWGLKNTLAWYADHRYRPEHVDIR, via the coding sequence ATGCCGATGCTCAATGAAGAGAAGCTGGTACGGCAGGCACTGGATTCGCTGGCGGCGCAGACGTTTCAGGATTTCACGGTAGTGGTGGTGGACAACGGCTCCACGGATCTCAGCTGCGCCATCGTGACTGAGTTCGCGTCAGCGCACCCGGGGATGGATGTCCGATTGGTTCACGACAGCGAGAAGGGCACGGGCGCGGCAGCTGATACCGGCATGCGCTTCGGCGTGGAGCACGGTGCGCGCTGGCTGGCCCGCACCGATGCCGATTGCCTGGCCGCACCGGACTGGACAGAGCGGATCATGGCTGCATTCGATGACGGCCTGGAGCTGGTTGCCGGACAGCTGAATCCCAGGGAGGACGAGGGCATAACTGCCCGGGAGCGGATCATGATGTTGTTGGCCGTCGAGGTGGCGTCGTTCTTCGGCCGGATCCGCCCGGGAAACAAGGGCGAGGGATACTTGGGTCCGTACCAGATGCTTCCTGGTTGCAACATGGCCATCACCGCAGACATGTATCACCGTTCAGGGGGTTTCCCCAGGACCAGGATCGAAGATCTCCATGAGGACCGCGCCTTGTCCAACCGGGTGCGTAAATTGACGCGCAACTACGCCCTTCGACGCGATGTTGTGGTGTTCGGTTCCTCCCGACGGGTCAAAGCGTGGGGGCTGAAGAACACTCTCGCCTGGTACGCGGACCACCGGTACCGCCCCGAACACGTGGATATCCGGTGA
- a CDS encoding 3-oxoacyl-ACP synthase III family protein codes for MQTALSGRSRISGLEVYLPPTRLDTAAVERRIAESSPGFRVPTGLIGRVTGIRSRSVMSPTEQASDLAANAAAKVLAECGLQAPDVDLLVFASASQDMVEPATGHMVAAKLGLSCPVMDVKNACNSFLNGMEVADALIAGGRYGRVLVVTGESPSRAVRWSVPDFPTFASSFPGYTMSDGGAAVLLEAAVDPAAAADGAAGILAMGFTARSSHWSVGTLAAGGSAFPRDPEASYFNMDGEKLKDAFLDLGSDILDATLAEMHLAWTDFAVVCVHQVSAPYRQIFAEGAGVPADLLVHSVEDFGNLASVSLPLQLKLAVDSGRAGPGDLVALVGLGGGVSLGMAVVRL; via the coding sequence ATGCAGACAGCTCTGTCAGGACGTAGCCGGATTTCGGGGCTTGAGGTCTACCTGCCACCGACGCGGCTGGATACGGCCGCCGTCGAACGCCGCATTGCCGAATCCAGCCCTGGCTTCCGCGTGCCGACAGGTCTGATTGGCCGGGTCACGGGGATCCGCTCGAGGAGTGTCATGTCCCCGACGGAGCAGGCGTCGGATCTGGCCGCCAACGCCGCTGCCAAGGTCCTGGCGGAATGCGGATTGCAGGCACCTGACGTGGACCTGCTGGTCTTTGCCTCTGCCAGCCAGGACATGGTTGAACCCGCTACGGGACACATGGTGGCAGCGAAACTGGGACTTTCATGCCCTGTGATGGACGTCAAGAACGCCTGCAACAGTTTCCTCAACGGTATGGAGGTTGCCGACGCTCTGATCGCCGGAGGGCGCTATGGGAGGGTTCTGGTGGTCACGGGGGAGTCGCCTTCCCGGGCGGTGCGGTGGTCGGTGCCGGACTTCCCGACGTTCGCCTCCAGCTTCCCCGGGTACACCATGAGCGACGGCGGCGCAGCAGTGTTGCTGGAGGCCGCGGTTGATCCCGCCGCAGCTGCAGACGGGGCGGCCGGAATCCTGGCCATGGGCTTCACCGCGCGAAGCAGCCATTGGTCCGTGGGTACCTTGGCGGCGGGAGGGTCGGCCTTCCCCCGTGATCCAGAGGCCAGCTACTTCAACATGGACGGGGAAAAGCTCAAGGATGCGTTCTTGGACCTCGGCTCCGACATCCTTGATGCGACTCTCGCGGAGATGCACCTCGCGTGGACGGACTTCGCTGTCGTCTGCGTACACCAGGTCAGCGCACCGTACCGGCAAATATTCGCCGAAGGTGCCGGTGTGCCTGCGGACTTGCTGGTTCATTCCGTTGAGGACTTCGGAAACCTCGCCTCCGTCAGCCTTCCATTGCAACTGAAGCTTGCCGTGGACAGTGGCAGGGCCGGACCCGGGGACCTGGTGGCGTTGGTCGGTTTGGGCGGCGGCGTGAGCCTGGGAATGGCGGTGGTGCGGCTGTGA
- a CDS encoding adenylate kinase encodes MLIIGPPGSGKGTQAERISERLGVVAISTGDIFRANVKGETPLGIEAKKYMDAGDFVPDSVTNNMVRDRLSQSDVENGFLLDGYPRTTAQVDYLDQILAEGEQELDVVLQLTADDEELVARLLGRAKETGRSDDNEAVIRHRLDLYHEQTEAVVAKYAERGILTQVDGIGGIDEVTDRVLTAIESAKAV; translated from the coding sequence ATGCTGATCATTGGACCTCCCGGTTCGGGCAAGGGTACGCAGGCTGAGCGGATTTCGGAGCGCCTCGGCGTAGTCGCCATCTCCACCGGCGACATCTTCCGTGCCAACGTCAAGGGTGAAACGCCCTTGGGTATCGAAGCCAAGAAGTACATGGACGCCGGTGACTTCGTTCCGGACAGCGTCACGAACAACATGGTTCGCGATCGACTGAGCCAGAGCGATGTCGAGAACGGCTTCCTGCTCGACGGCTACCCGCGCACCACCGCGCAGGTTGACTACCTCGACCAGATCCTCGCTGAGGGTGAGCAGGAGCTCGACGTCGTGCTCCAGCTGACCGCGGATGACGAAGAACTGGTTGCACGCCTTCTGGGCCGTGCCAAGGAAACGGGACGTTCGGACGACAACGAGGCCGTGATCCGTCACCGTCTTGACCTCTACCACGAGCAGACCGAAGCCGTTGTGGCCAAGTACGCTGAGCGCGGCATCCTTACTCAGGTGGATGGCATCGGCGGTATCGATGAAGTTACCGACCGCGTGCTCACAGCCATCGAGTCGGCCAAGGCTGTCTAG
- the secY gene encoding preprotein translocase subunit SecY, protein MLSAFGRAFRTPDLRRKLLFTLGIITIFRLGAFIPSPGVNYQNVQQCLNNGDTSQGIYQLVNLFSGGALLQVSIFALGIMPYITASIIVQLLRVVIPRFQQLYEEGSSGQSKLTQYTRYLTIALGLLNATTLVSLARSGQLLPGCNLPIIPDESIITTLLLIITLTAGTGLIMWMGELVTERGVGNGMSLLIFTSIAAGFPRSLGSIWETKGPGTFFVVLAIGLLTVALVVFVEQSQRRVPVQYAKRMIGRRTVGGTSTYIPIKVNMAGVVPVIFASSMLYLPGLISQFNQPKPGEQMAPWVEWINNNLTRGDHPIYMALYFAMIVFFTYFYVAITFNPEEVSDNMKKYGGFIPGIRAGKPTADYLQYVLSRITLPGALYLGFVALIPLVALVLINANQNFPFGGTSILIMVGVGLETVKQIDAQLQQRHYEGLLR, encoded by the coding sequence TTGCTAAGCGCATTCGGCCGGGCGTTTCGGACGCCTGATTTGCGACGCAAGTTGTTGTTCACGCTGGGAATCATCACAATCTTCCGCTTGGGAGCTTTCATCCCCTCGCCTGGTGTGAACTACCAGAATGTCCAGCAATGCTTGAACAACGGTGACACCTCGCAGGGCATCTACCAGCTGGTGAACTTGTTCAGCGGCGGCGCGTTGCTGCAGGTCTCGATCTTTGCCTTGGGCATCATGCCCTACATCACGGCGAGCATCATCGTGCAGTTGCTTCGGGTGGTTATTCCCCGGTTCCAGCAGCTGTACGAAGAGGGCTCATCGGGGCAGTCCAAGCTGACGCAGTACACCCGGTACCTCACCATCGCACTGGGCCTGCTGAACGCCACAACCCTGGTCTCCTTGGCCCGCTCGGGTCAGTTGCTGCCCGGCTGCAACCTGCCGATCATCCCCGATGAGAGCATCATCACCACCCTTCTGCTCATCATCACGCTGACAGCGGGCACGGGCCTGATCATGTGGATGGGCGAGCTCGTCACCGAGCGCGGCGTTGGCAACGGCATGTCGCTGCTGATCTTCACCTCCATCGCAGCCGGCTTCCCCCGCTCACTTGGCTCCATCTGGGAGACCAAGGGCCCGGGAACCTTCTTCGTCGTTCTTGCCATCGGCCTGCTTACGGTGGCCCTGGTGGTCTTCGTGGAGCAGTCGCAGCGCCGTGTTCCGGTGCAGTATGCCAAGCGCATGATTGGTCGTCGCACCGTGGGCGGCACCAGCACCTACATTCCCATCAAGGTGAACATGGCCGGCGTCGTGCCCGTCATCTTCGCTTCCTCCATGCTGTACCTGCCCGGCTTGATTTCGCAGTTCAACCAGCCGAAGCCAGGGGAGCAGATGGCCCCGTGGGTTGAGTGGATCAACAACAACCTCACCCGTGGCGACCATCCCATCTACATGGCGCTTTACTTCGCCATGATCGTGTTCTTCACCTACTTCTACGTAGCCATCACCTTCAACCCTGAAGAAGTGTCGGACAACATGAAGAAGTACGGCGGGTTCATTCCGGGCATCCGGGCGGGTAAACCGACCGCGGACTACCTGCAGTACGTGCTTTCCAGGATTACTTTGCCTGGAGCCCTCTACCTGGGCTTCGTGGCGTTGATTCCGCTGGTTGCACTCGTCCTGATCAATGCCAACCAGAACTTCCCGTTCGGTGGCACGTCAATCCTGATCATGGTGGGTGTCGGCCTGGAAACCGTCAAGCAGATTGATGCGCAGCTACAACAACGTCACTACGAAGGGCTTTTGCGATGA
- the rplO gene encoding 50S ribosomal protein L15: protein MAENKTAAEAAEKQNTLKVHHLRPAPGAKTAKTRVGRGEGSKGKTAGRGTKGTKARYQVKAGFAGGQLPLHMRLPKLRGFKNPFRVEFQVVNLEKLNELFPEGGTVTVESLVEKGAVRKNQPVKVLGTGDITVKVDVTVHAFSSSAAEKIAAAGGSTNAL from the coding sequence ATGGCAGAGAACAAGACCGCCGCAGAGGCTGCTGAGAAGCAGAACACTCTGAAGGTCCACCACCTGCGTCCCGCCCCGGGTGCCAAGACAGCCAAGACCCGTGTTGGTCGTGGTGAAGGCTCCAAGGGTAAGACCGCTGGTCGCGGTACCAAGGGTACGAAGGCCCGCTACCAGGTAAAGGCTGGCTTTGCCGGCGGCCAGCTGCCGCTGCACATGCGCCTGCCGAAGCTGCGCGGCTTCAAGAACCCGTTCCGGGTTGAATTCCAGGTTGTAAACCTGGAGAAGCTCAACGAGCTCTTCCCGGAAGGTGGCACCGTCACCGTTGAGTCCCTGGTAGAGAAGGGTGCCGTTCGCAAGAACCAGCCCGTAAAGGTGCTCGGCACCGGCGACATCACCGTCAAGGTTGACGTCACCGTGCACGCATTCTCTTCCAGCGCTGCGGAAAAGATTGCCGCAGCAGGCGGATCCACCAACGCCCTCTAA
- the rpmD gene encoding 50S ribosomal protein L30: MAKNLTPSDAKLEITQIKGVIGAKQNQIATLRSLGLKRIGHTVVRTADAVTVGMLNTVPHLVNVEEAK; the protein is encoded by the coding sequence ATGGCTAAGAACCTGACTCCCTCCGACGCCAAGTTGGAGATCACCCAGATCAAGGGCGTCATCGGCGCCAAGCAGAACCAGATCGCCACCCTTCGGTCCCTCGGCCTGAAGCGCATCGGACACACCGTTGTCCGTACCGCTGACGCCGTGACCGTTGGCATGCTGAACACGGTTCCGCACCTCGTGAATGTAGAGGAGGCGAAGTAA